CAACCTGCATTCCCGGAAATTATAACGAGGGTGATTTCACCCCCAGTTTGACATAGATATCCTTCTGCTTCTTAGTGACTTCTCCGATCAAGCGGCCATGTTCGGGATACTCAAACCTTTCAATGGTGTCCAGTTCGTCGAGGAGACCCTGCAATGTCCAGTTATCGAAGAGACCGGTGTCCTGCATCTTCTTCTTTATGTAGGAAAGATAAATCAATGCGACAAACTCGACAAACAGCTTGCCGTTAAGTGATAGTTCTGAAGAAACCTGCATTCTACGGAAATTCAACCGGTCTTTAAGGTTCCCAAAACCCTTTTCCACTATGTCTTTACTACGATAGAGAGATAAGGCCTCGAAGGGATCGTTGACTTCGTTGGAAAGCAGCGCGAAATAGCCATAGTTTCTTGCCGCTTCACGCATCGCCTCCTCCTTCGGTGTGACTTTCCTGCCCCTTTTTGGTGTACTGGTAACGGTGAAGAATCTATCATAGTCCTTCATGCGGTATTCTTCACGCGTGTTGTTTGCCAAATCATTGTATAGTGTGGTCAGATAATCGTTCATCTCTGCCTGATCTTTGGCTGCCTTCTCGGGATTGTAGAAAAGATGTAAATATGCCCTCCTTTTCGAGCTGAATACGTCCCCTTTACTGGGTCTTTCCTGTTCATATTCCCACTGGATCGTCCGGCACAAGCCATATACTCCGAACTGGGGTTGAAGATTTGACCATAGCTGGAGGTTATCGCGCTCTTCTTCCAGGGTCTCTTTTACATAATTCAAATTCAGTTTGACACCGATGATGAATTTCTGGTGGTTCTTGAAGAGCAGGTTTATGTTCTCTCTGCTATAAAAGCCTCTGTCAAGAAGGACACTTACCTTTTTGTATCCCATGACATTGAATTCGGTCATAAGTTGCTTGACCGTTTTCACGTCTGTGATATTGCCAGGGAGCTTCCGGTAGTAAAAGGGAAGTCCAGACTGTTCACCGAAGAGAAGGGCCAGGTTGATTTGAGGTAGTCTCTCGTACTCTTTGTTTTTTCCCTTCTTTACCTGTCTCAGAGTCTCTGAATAACTGGAGATGGAAGTGATGTCAAAGGCCCAGTATTCTTTCTCAATTCTACGTCTGCCCTGCTTCTTGAAAAACATCATCCTCTCTTCTTCGGAAATAGATTGGAACAGCTCACTGCTGCGCTGTGATGGTATGTCTTCTCCATAAGG
The Mesotoga sp. BH458_6_3_2_1 genome window above contains:
- a CDS encoding IS1634 family transposase, producing MGIVYQKNKKTGITYVYNNQAYWDKEKQQSRAKRTLIGKLDPDTGEILPTRSYRKDTEQKQNILKKPGPISISKIRRDFYGSCYLLDQVGKITEVEADLKACFPDRYRMILSIAYYLILEENNSLSRFSHWQRLHVHPYGEDIPSQRSSELFQSISEEERMMFFKKQGRRRIEKEYWAFDITSISSYSETLRQVKKGKNKEYERLPQINLALLFGEQSGLPFYYRKLPGNITDVKTVKQLMTEFNVMGYKKVSVLLDRGFYSRENINLLFKNHQKFIIGVKLNLNYVKETLEEERDNLQLWSNLQPQFGVYGLCRTIQWEYEQERPSKGDVFSSKRRAYLHLFYNPEKAAKDQAEMNDYLTTLYNDLANNTREEYRMKDYDRFFTVTSTPKRGRKVTPKEEAMREAARNYGYFALLSNEVNDPFEALSLYRSKDIVEKGFGNLKDRLNFRRMQVSSELSLNGKLFVEFVALIYLSYIKKKMQDTGLFDNWTLQGLLDELDTIERFEYPEHGRLIGEVTKKQKDIYVKLGVKSPSL